GTTTTCGGGCAGCGTCGTGAATTGCGCCACGCCCTCGGGGATCACCACCCAAGTGTATTTCGACTGCGTGAAGTAATGCGCATCGGGGATCAGGAGTTCGCCTCGATCCAGCGTCCCGGCGCGCACGAAGCGCGCATTGTCGGCGAACATCGGATGATCGGCATAGAGCAAGGTGTCGCACGTGCCGCAACGCCAGGCTCGCGTATCACCCTTGTCTCCACGCTCCAGCGTTCGCACGACCGGCTCGCCCTTCAGGATTTCGATTCGGCCGGTTTCAATCATGACATTGATCGCGAACGCTGAACCGGTGATGCGCTGGCAGTCGCGGCAATGGCAGCAATTGGTCATGATCGGTGCGCCGTGCATGCGATAACGCACCGCGCCGCACTCGCAGCCGCCGTCGTACGCCTCGCTCAACCCAGCACCGCCGCGAATGCCTTGACCGCCGCCGCCTCATCACCGCCCCACACCGCATGGGACACGGCAATGAAGTCCGCGCCCGCGGCGATCAATGGTGGCGCGTTGGTCGGCGTGATGCCGCCGATCGCCACACTCGGCACTTCGAACACGGTCGACCACCAGCTCAGGATCACCGGATCGGGCACATGGCTGACGGCCTTGGTGGCGGTCGGATAGAAGGCGCCGAACGCGACATAATCGGCCCCCGCCTCGCCCGCTTCCATCGCCAGATGGCGGCTGTCGTGACAGGTCACACCAATCTGCGCGGTCGGCCCCAACACTGAGCGCGCCTCGCGCGGGTCGCCATCTTCCTGACCGAGATGCACGCCATCCGCTTTCAGTCTTTTGGCGAGCGAGATGCTATCGTTGACGATGAACGCCACGTCGCGCTCGGCGCAGATCGCGCGCAGCGGTTCGCCCAGCCTTGCAGCCTCGTGCTGGTCGACGTCCTTCACCCGGAATTGGAATGCCGCCACCGATCCCGCATCGAGAGCGCGCGCCAGCCGGTCGGGAAAACCGCCGCCGACATCGAGCGGCGAGATCAGGTAAAGCTGGCAAGCCGGTCGCCGGATGTCGCGCGTGAAGCGCGCGGCGAAATTCGGGTCGAGCGGGCCGAGCGGATCGTCAATGAAGTCAGTCATTGCGCGCCTCTAACACCGCTGATCGGCCGCGTCTCGGCACTGCTGTCGAAACCGGCAATAAGCGGGCGGCCCTTGGTGATCGCATCGCGCACGGCGGGCAGCGTCAGCGACGCGTCATGCGCCGCCTTATTCTCCCACACCTCGGTCACCCACAGCGCGTCGGCATTGACGAGATCCTCGGCGACGACATAGCTGAGACAGCCGGGCATCGTACCGGAGCCAGAGGTAAGTAACGCGGCCAGGGCGTCACGCTGGCCGGGCTTGGCGATCATCCGGCCGATCATGCCGTACATCTCGCCCGCCGAGCCAGCCGCTGCCGCGATCGCCGGCGATGGCACACCGATGAGCGCGATTGCGAAGCCGCCGCCGACAAAGGCGCGGCGCCCAACGATAGCGCCGTCCTTTACCATGGATCGCTTATTCCTCGTTCTTGTAGATGCGAACGAGCTTTTCGAGCATCGCCAGCGCTTCGCCGCGCTCGCGCTGGAAGGTGTTGCGGCCGATGATCGAGCCATTGCCGCCAC
This portion of the Sphingomonas sp. So64.6b genome encodes:
- a CDS encoding GFA family protein translates to MSEAYDGGCECGAVRYRMHGAPIMTNCCHCRDCQRITGSAFAINVMIETGRIEILKGEPVVRTLERGDKGDTRAWRCGTCDTLLYADHPMFADNARFVRAGTLDRGELLIPDAHYFTQSKYTWVVIPEGVAQFTTLPENGAGVNLGNERMARLMATLAG
- the thiE gene encoding thiamine phosphate synthase yields the protein MTDFIDDPLGPLDPNFAARFTRDIRRPACQLYLISPLDVGGGFPDRLARALDAGSVAAFQFRVKDVDQHEAARLGEPLRAICAERDVAFIVNDSISLAKRLKADGVHLGQEDGDPREARSVLGPTAQIGVTCHDSRHLAMEAGEAGADYVAFGAFYPTATKAVSHVPDPVILSWWSTVFEVPSVAIGGITPTNAPPLIAAGADFIAVSHAVWGGDEAAAVKAFAAVLG
- a CDS encoding putative quinol monooxygenase; its protein translation is MVKDGAIVGRRAFVGGGFAIALIGVPSPAIAAAAGSAGEMYGMIGRMIAKPGQRDALAALLTSGSGTMPGCLSYVVAEDLVNADALWVTEVWENKAAHDASLTLPAVRDAITKGRPLIAGFDSSAETRPISGVRGAQ